CTCGATTTGCCGGTCAAACTTGAGTCAGGTTTAAGTGAGTGGCTGAATCCAGATTGGATGCCGGTGATGCCAGAAAGACTGTCAATTGAAGCATTACATCAGCGATTTCCCAAGATCGACCTCAGCTATACATCTCGCGTTGTCGCTGAATATCCCGAAACTGACGAAGCGTGCTTAGAACGATCTGCTCAAACCGCAAGACACATCGCGGCTGAATTCCCAGGAGATATTCTGTTAGTGGGTCACGGCGCTTCAGTTCTGGGTGCGACAATGGGGTTAGCCGGCAGAAGTGCTAACCCGGAATTGAAGGTGGCGCTATGCTGTTTATTTAAATTGGTACGCCACGCCCACGATTGGGTAATAGAACTTAATGGGGATACGTCCCACCTCAGTCAAAGCGAGACAATCATCCGCTTTAATTAATTGGTTATTTCTCAGCACACAGTTGTTTGCTGTCAATTAGCAAGGGCAGATTTTACCGATTAATGTGAGGTTTCAGTATTAATCAATGTACTAAACTCACTCGTGTTAATCTCTTGTCCGATTCCCCCCTCACTGATGACCGTTAAGTAAAAGTTATGACATTATTACTTGCAGGAGACACCGGCGGCACAAAGACAATCCTGCGCCTGGTGAAAGCATCCACCGGCACAGAATTACAAACCCTCCATCAGGCGACTTACACCAGCCGGGAGTACGCCGATTTAGTGCCAATGGTGCGGGAGTTTTTGGC
Above is a window of Microcoleus sp. FACHB-672 DNA encoding:
- a CDS encoding histidine phosphatase family protein; translation: MSQTVWIARHANRLDFVNPEWFNTAERPYDPPLSEDGVGQAKQLAKRLAGEGITHIFASPFLRTVQTAHEVAEVLDLPVKLESGLSEWLNPDWMPVMPERLSIEALHQRFPKIDLSYTSRVVAEYPETDEACLERSAQTARHIAAEFPGDILLVGHGASVLGATMGLAGRSANPELKVALCCLFKLVRHAHDWVIELNGDTSHLSQSETIIRFN